The Gambusia affinis linkage group LG11, SWU_Gaff_1.0, whole genome shotgun sequence genome contains a region encoding:
- the LOC122839435 gene encoding uncharacterized protein LOC122839435: protein MVTMFSLRQASLLFIQLLKIQNVFEVSATQMEVHKYMSVSSGDPVMFICNISENATTLIKWNNGRSHFAYSTALNRTFSNFSSERVKIDSNIPSKLSIFKAQDDDSGLYTCSVTDGGGFRNMAWNLVVSNKQGVYFSRYTFFILSFGTGLFICCIMLVVCLCKKSWRGRQDQGPVYNQHQHQHQHQHQHQHSQSQPEQQIYQLVNLPASPDCWRNTQQRRMYIEKLNSIYDPL from the exons ATGGTCACCATGTTCAGTCTGAGGCAAGCATCTCTACTCTTCATTCAGCTGTTAAAAATACAGAACGTCTTTGAAG TATCAGCGACTCAGATGGAAGTACATAAGTACATGTCGGTGTCCAGCGGCGACCCGGTCATGTTTATTTGCAACATATCAGAGAATGCCACAACTCTAATCAAGTGGAACAATGGTAGATCTCATTTTGCATATTCCACTGCATTGAATCGGACGTTCTCAAATTTTTCCTCTGAAAGAGTCAAAATAGACTCAAATATACCTTCCAAGCTCAGCATCTTTAAAGCGCAAGATGATGATTCTGGACTGTATACATGCTCTGTAACTGATGGAGGAGGCTTTCGAAACATGGCATGGAATTTAGTTGTATCTAACAAACAAG GTGTTTATTTCTCAAGGtacacatttttcattctaTCATTTGGCACTGGATTGTTTATATGTTGCATCATGTTAGTCGTCTGCCTCTGCAA AAAGAGTTGGAGAGGAAGACAAGACCAAGGCCCAGTCTACAACCAGCACCAGCACCAGCACCAACACCAACACCAGCACCAGCACTCCCAGTCTCAACCAGAACAAcag ATCTACCAGCTAGTCAATCTACCAGCTAGTCCAGACTGTTGGAGGAACACCCAACAGAGGAGGATGTACATTGAGAAACTGAATTCAATTTATGACCCTCTCTGA